The following are from one region of the Azospirillum sp. B510 genome:
- a CDS encoding porin, with protein MVRSALLLGAATLSLASVVAAGPASAQSKFDITIGGDAYFEGGYVNQDRDAGQRNTEFRNRLRLLVTPKAKADNGLEYGARLRLLAENGTGNARTTSYDRAFMFVNGGFGVLHLGVENGPSDDSGIIAPSDWGTGGVDGSFPSWLGNSAANAPVTIGNIRALISGNSATRATYWTPEFAGFKFGASYQPSSDSSGTDINRSKLALASANRTGAYRDVYEVGGTYTNTLGGVAVNGSLFYLGGQAKNSTTTPAVSFDNLSSTHAGLTLAYAGFKIGGSYAWSGDSGYAKASTPGIVSREKQDVWTAGAQYTFGATTLGVGYLNAKDAGDLTIRGRSKFELITVGAKYVVAPGFSVAPEYNHFKLSSDVAANSDKGDIFLLRTDLAF; from the coding sequence ATGGTGAGATCCGCTCTGCTGCTTGGCGCAGCCACCCTTTCGCTCGCCTCCGTCGTGGCCGCCGGTCCGGCGTCGGCCCAGTCGAAGTTCGATATCACGATTGGCGGTGACGCCTATTTCGAAGGCGGCTACGTCAACCAGGACCGCGATGCCGGCCAGCGCAACACCGAGTTCCGCAACCGTCTACGCCTGCTGGTGACGCCGAAGGCCAAGGCCGACAACGGTCTGGAATATGGCGCCCGCCTGCGCCTGCTGGCCGAGAACGGCACCGGCAACGCCCGCACCACCAGCTATGACCGCGCCTTCATGTTCGTCAATGGCGGCTTCGGCGTCCTGCATCTGGGTGTGGAGAACGGTCCGTCGGACGACAGCGGCATCATCGCCCCGTCCGACTGGGGCACCGGCGGCGTCGACGGCTCCTTCCCGTCCTGGCTCGGCAACAGCGCCGCCAACGCGCCGGTCACCATCGGCAACATCCGCGCCCTGATCTCCGGCAACAGCGCCACCCGCGCCACCTACTGGACCCCGGAATTCGCCGGCTTCAAGTTCGGCGCCTCCTACCAGCCGTCGTCGGACAGCAGCGGCACCGACATCAACCGCTCCAAGCTGGCGCTGGCGTCCGCCAACCGCACCGGCGCCTATCGCGACGTCTATGAAGTCGGCGGCACCTACACCAACACGCTCGGCGGCGTGGCGGTCAACGGCAGCCTGTTCTATCTCGGCGGACAGGCCAAGAACTCCACCACCACCCCGGCGGTGAGCTTCGACAACCTGTCCTCGACCCATGCCGGTCTGACCCTGGCCTATGCCGGCTTCAAGATCGGCGGCAGCTATGCCTGGTCGGGTGACAGCGGCTATGCCAAGGCCAGCACCCCCGGCATCGTCAGCCGCGAGAAGCAGGATGTGTGGACGGCCGGCGCGCAGTACACCTTCGGCGCCACCACGCTCGGCGTCGGTTACCTCAACGCCAAGGATGCCGGCGATCTGACGATCCGCGGCCGCAGCAAGTTCGAGCTGATCACCGTCGGCGCCAAATATGTCGTCGCCCCCGGCTTCAGCGTCGCGCCGGAATACAACCACTTCAAGCTCAGCTCCGACGTCGCCGCCAACAGCGACAAGGGCGACATCTTCCTGCTCCGCACGGATCTGGCCTTCTAA